In Mucilaginibacter auburnensis, the genomic stretch TTATCAACGATTTTTGCATTATGGTTACGCTAAAACAACCATGAATGAAATTGCGGGTGATCTTTCTTTTTCAAAAGCACTGTTATATTATTACTTTCCCGACAAAAGCCAGCTATATATAGCCGTTATGCGCAAGCTGGCAACTGACTATTTAGACAAGCTTGCGAGCCAAATCCACGGATTTGATGATCTGAAAAGCGCTTTTGTTTATCAAATAAATATTCAACATAATTTTATAGTTGATAACTATAACTTCTTTGACTACTTCAGGGTGAATGAACAAAATTTACCCGAGACCATTTGGGATATAATAGGAGAGATACACAACGCGGAAACGGACCTGCTCACATCAGCTATAAGGGCTGAAGTAGAAAAGGGTAGAATAAAGCCTGTTGAAAATCCTGAAGCTGTTATTGACCTTTTATTGGATGCGTTGCATGGTGTAAGGGTAAGATCAGCATCATATAAGAAAAATACCTTTCCCAAAAAAGAGCACCTGGAAGAGATAAGAAGTAAGCGATTATTGTTAGCTGAAATATTTATTAAAGGGCTTAATTAGCAAATATTTACACTGTCAGGTTTCAGTAAAAAAAGCCTCAAGTGTGTTTAAACACATAGATGATGGCTATATTTGTACTGTAATATAAATGCTAACCATTGTTAGCTTATATAAAGATACTTCTAAAGTTAAGAGGTGATTGTTTTAGAGTGATTAGCAGGTTGATCAATTTATTGATCGGCCTGCTTTTTTTCTTTAATAGTTGCTCAAGTCAATAACCGACCAGTTTTTTTGTTTGTTTGGCTCTCCGCCTTTGTATTGCAGCGTTATCTTAAAATCCATGGTAGTGCCCTCTGTCTCCAAACTTGATTTAATAACATAAACCGAATCGGATGTCTTGCCGGCTTGAAACCCTTCATCAGAAAAGTTTACGCTTGGTGACTTTAGTGTTGGTCTTACAAACTCTTTTGCAATTTCATAAGCTTCTTCCCGGGAGGGGAGACCTTTGTGAAAATCGGGTTTTAAAGAACCTGTTACTGCAATTTTTACTACCATTGCTATGGCAATTGCCGAAAAGAAAAGTAAAAGCCAAACAGCCTTACCAGCCCTTTTCTTTTTATCGGCTTTTTCGTTCAGGAATTTATTCTCAGGCATTAATTAGGGTAAATAATATTCGTTAAAATTAAAAATAATTCTAAAAATACCTAATCAAGCAAAAGATATTTGCGTTAAACTTATTACGCAAAAAAGAGGTAAGCAACAAAAATTGCGGCTATCACACCAGCCAGGTCAGCAATTAGCCCCGCCGGTATGGCATATCGTGAGTTTTTTATCCCAACTGACCCGAAATATAATGCCACTATATAAAAGGTTGTATCCGCCGATCCGTTAAAAATACTTCCCAAACGTCCGGCAAAACTATCAGGGCCAAAAGTTTTCATAGTATCTATCATCATAGCCTTAGACCCTGATCCACTTAGGGGTTTCATGTAAGCAACAGGCATAGCATCAACAAAACGTGTATCTAATCCTAAGCCCGCAACCATCCACCTCAAACCATCGTTTAAATAATCTAATGCTCCGCTGGCTCTGAAAACGCTTATTGCGACTAACATAGCAACAAGGTAGGGAATGATCTTTACCGAAACGTCGAAAGCGTTTTTAGCGCCGTCTATAAAAGCTTCAAATACATTTATTTTTTTTCTTAATCCTCCTAATATAAATATTACAGGTATTGCATAAAGTAAAGTATTGCTTATAATTTTAGATACAAGGCTAATTTCGTCTTTAGTTAAAAAGGTGTTGAAATACCAAACCAGTAAAAAAATAAATCCGGTTAAGCCGCCAAGCCAGGCCATAATTACCCTATCAAACAGGTTTATTTTTTGCTTTATGGCTACCGCTATCATACCAACAACCGTAGCTACATAAGTTGCAATAACACATGGCAAAAATACATCCGCAGGGTCTTTGGCATTTAAAATGAAACGTTGCGCTATAATTGTAACCGGTAATAATTGCAAGCCCGAGGTATGTAATACCAAAAACATTATTTGAGCATTAGATGCTGTTTCTTTGTTGGGATTTAAAGTTTGTAGGCTGTCCATAGCCCTTAAACCTAACGGGGTGGCTGCGTTATCTAAACCCAGCATGTTAGCAGAAAAGTTCATCATCATTTGCCCTGTTGCCGGATGCTCTTTCGGGACTTCAGGAAAAAGCCTGGATAAGAAAGGCCCAACAATTCGAGACATCAGATTGATAGCACCAGCTTTTTCGCCGATGTTCATTATGCCCAGCCAAAGCGCCATATTGCCTACAAGTGGAAGGGCAATATCCATCACGGATGATTTCGACGAATTAAACATTCCGTCAACCAGCAAGCTGAAAGCATCCGTATCGCCTAAAAAAAACAACTTTACTAAAGCGATAATAAAAGCTATAATAAAAAACGATACCCAGATGTAGTTTAATGCCATATCAAATTATAAGAAGTGAAAGTAAGTAATGATTTTCACTTCTTATAATACCACATAACTTATGGCTCTTAACCCTTTTTAAATTTGTTAGCCAGCAACTTTAACATATCATCATCAACGGGCTTGGCCGGCTCATCCTTTTTCTTGTAAGGTTGATTGTAGTTAGTATGCTGATTGTCTGGTTTTTTAAAAGCTTGACCCGTATTTTGATGCACGTTACCGTTAGGCGTTGTTTGTGCCGGTTTGGGCTGAATATGTTTTTGCTGGCGTTCCGCCTGTTTCTTAGCATTCATGCGGGCATAAATTTCTTCCAGTTTACGTTTGGTGTAAAGCGGGAAATCGCCCTGCATCATCCATGAATAGTAACTTGGTTCAATATTAAAAATGTCTTCTACCTTTTTGCCTTTATGTTTGCCGAAGTTAAAAACCTCTTCGCCGGCATCGTTATAAGCTAAACGTCCTGCAAAATCAACCGGGCGATGCAGGTTGGTAAATTTATGTAGCGCGGCTACATCATTAACAACCGGAACACTTTTATTGCCTTTTTTATCTTCCCATTCTACATTGGCGTAGCGTTCTAACTGCGCAAGTAAAACTTCCATAGTAGCGCGTGTATCAGCCTCGGCAGAGTGGGCGTTGATAATTTCTTTTTCGCAATAAAACTTATACGCGGCCTTTAAGGTGCGTTGCTCCATTTGATGGAAAATGTTTTGCACATCAATAAAATGCCTGTTATCAAGGTCAAAGGCAACACCACAGCGTAAAAACTCTTCCATTAGCATGGGTATATCAAACTTGTTAGAGTTATAACCTGCAAGGTCGCTATCGCCAATAAACTCGCTTATGTCGACAGCTAACGCTTCAAAAAAAGGTTCATCTTTAATATGCTCATCATAAATACCATGAATAAGCGATGCCTCTAACGGCATTGGTATACCCGGATTAACGCGCCAGATTTTAGCTTCTTCTGATCCGTCTGGGTATAGTTTTATAACCGATATTTCAACTATCCGGTCGGCACCAATATTTATACCCGTAGCTTCAAGGTCAAAAAAGGCAAGTGGGCGTATAAGGTTTAATTTCATATTTTTCTTTGGTAGTAATTATGCAAAAGTCACGAAAAATCCTCAAAAATGCCTCACGCAAGTGTATTATTTATGCTAAATGAGCTATATTCATCCCGCTTAAAACAAGTATCACAATTGTAGTATTAATGAAGTCTGCTCTCTTTACATTTATCCTGTTTCTAATCAGTTCATTAGCGCTTAACGCTCAGGATTTTCAATTTGGCAATTCCAACCAGGACGAGTTTAATATGAAAAAATACGCCAAAGACACCTCGGCACATGCAGTGGTGTTGAATGAATTTGGCGATGCCCGCATAACCATGACCAGCAATGATGATATAAGGCTGGTTTATAAATACCATGTAAGAATAAAAATATTCGATAATGAGGGTTTAAAGCACGGTACGGTTGAAATACCACTTTATATTGGAAAGCAGGTGTGGGAGGAGGTTGATGACATTGAAGGGATAACTATATCAACTGATGCTTCTGGTGCTGTAAAAACGCAGGAATTAAAAAAAGCACAAATTTTTACTGTTGACCTCAATAAAACGTATAAAGCTGTAAGATTTGCAATGCCGGCTTTGGTTGCCGGCAGTATAATAGAGTACAGATACACGGTAACAACACCATATTTTGAAGACTTTCATGATTGGCAATTTCAAAGTGATATACCGAAAGTGAAATCACAATATGAAGCACATATACCGGGGTTCTGGCAATTTAACGCTTTAAAGCGTGGTTACTTAGAACTAACAACTAATCAATCATCTATAGATAGAGAGTGTTTTTCGGTACGTGGATCAAAGGCTGATTGTGCCCATTTTGTTTACGGTATGAAAGACATCCCTGCTTTTATAGAGGAGGACTACATGACGGCGCCAAAAAATTTCATATCCGCAATTTATTTTGAGCTCTATGAGTATTCAAATCCGTATGATGGCGTGAAAACAAGATTAGCTAAAGAATGGAAGGATGTTGATAACCAACTTAAGAGAGATGAATATTTTGGGCTGCAGATAAAAAAGAAAGACATTTTCAAAGATAAAATAGCCGCTATAATTGCAGGGCAACCAGATGAATTGGGTAGGGCAAAAGCTGTTTATGCCTTCATACAAAAAAATATGAAGTGGAACGATTTTATAGGTTTTGGTAGCGAAAGTGTACGGAAAGCATTTGACGCCCACACCGGCACATCCGGAGATATTAACCTGGCATTGGTTGCCGCGCTGGCCTCAGCCAATATAAATGTGGAAGCCGTGTTGATCTCTACCCGTAGCCACGGCGAAGTTAATAAGCTATATCCGGTTATTACAGAATTTAACTACGTATTGGCTAAAGCTAATATTGACGGCAAAAGTTATTTGCTGGATGCTACAGATCCGTTATTAGCGTTCGGGATGTTACCTATGCGTTGTTTAAACGACCAGGGTAGGGTAATGAGTCTTGATAAGCCGTCGTACTGGATCGATATAAAAACACCAAATTCGCAAAGCATTACACGCGTGCTTGATCTGGCTCTTAATACAGACGGTAAGCTCAAAGGTAAAATAACGTTCTACTCAAAAGGATATTCAGGCTATCAAAAAAGACAGGCTATAAAAAAATTTAACTCTGTTGATGAGTATGTAGAGAATATGGATGAGAAGCTCCCTAAAATAAAGATCAAAAATTTCACTGTCAGTGGGGTAGACACGCTTGATGCAACAATAAGCGAAGTATACGAAGTAGAGATTGACGCCTATGAAAGCATGAACCATGAAAAGTTGAGCTTTAATCCGTTTATATTCGGACAAATTACCACCAACCCTTTCAAACTCAATGAGCGTAGTTACCCGGTTGACTGGGGAATGCCGTCAGACGAGAGATTTATATTAAATGTAAAGTTGCCTGATGGATATACAATAGAAAACCCGCCTCAAAATACCACAGTAGCGTTGCCTAATCAGGGAGGATTGTTTGCTGTTGTGTACTCGGCAGTTGACAACACATTTTCTTTGTCGCACGTAACACAGTTCAGAAAATCAATTTATATGCCTCAAGAGTACCCCTACCTAAAAGAGTTATATAATAAGATCATCCTGTCTGAAAAAAGCGAAATGATATTCAAAAAGAAAATATGAGGCGTTTTTTTCTACTGAGCGTTTTTTGCTTTTTCTTTCTTACTACTTATGGGCAGGACGTCTACACAGCATCGACTATACCCAAGGAGATGCTGCCTTACGCCAGCGCTGTGGTTAGAGAAGAAATTGTTACAACAGATATTAAAGCGGTTGATAACGTAATTTATAATGTGAGACGCACCATTACAATATTGAACAATAATGGAGATGATGAGGCTGAAATAACAATTTTTCATGACAAGGCTAATTCCATTAAAGACATACGCGGTGTTGTATATGATGAATTTGGAAAGCAAATAAGTAAGTTCTCTACAGGCAATTTTCAGGACCGCAGTGCTGTATCTAACTATTCATTGTTTGAAGATTCGCGCATCAAATATTATCAGCCTCAAGCTGTTGCTTATCCATACACAATAAGTTATGAATATGAGGTACGCTCCAAACAGTCGCTCAATTTACACGACTGGCAGCCTGTTCAATCCACTGGCGTGGCTGTACAAAAAAGTTCATTTACTGTTATTGCCAGGTCTGATTTTAAAATAACGTACAAGGAGAGCAATTTAACAGATGCTGTTACAATCACAAGCGGTGAGGGTGGCGCTAAAGTATATAACTGGAAGGCATCAAACATAAAGGCTATGCGTAGTGAACCCTACAGCCCTGATCCGGACCTTTACCGGCCAGGCGTAAAAATTGCCTTGGAGAAGTTTTCTTATGGTGGGATAAGTGGCACTTACGCTAACTGGAGCGATTTAGGGAAATGGAATTACGATAAACTTATTAATGGCAGGCAGAATTTATCTCCTGAAACTATTGGCGCTGTAAAAACACTAATTGCCGGAGTAACTGATCCAAAAGAAAAAGCGAGAAGGATCTATGATTACATGCAGAGGAAAACGCATTACGTTAGTATTCAAATTGGCATTGGAGGTTATCAGCCAATGCTGGCATCCGATGTTGATAGGCTAAACTATGGTGATTGTAAAGCGCTTGTTAATTACATGCAGGCACTTTTAAAGGTTGCCGATATAGAATCATGGTATTGTGCTGTAGCTGCCGGATATAGTTATAAAACAAGCTTATTACCTGACTTTGCCAGCATGGGCCAAGCCAATCACGTTATTTTGTGTATCCCGTTTGCTAATGATACAACCTGGCTGGAGTGCACCAGTCAGAAAATCCCATTCGGTTTTTTGAGTAACTTCACTGACGACAGGAATGTGTTGGCATGTACTCCGCAAGGA encodes the following:
- a CDS encoding TetR/AcrR family transcriptional regulator; the encoded protein is MSSAIDQQDIKREKILEAAYQRFLHYGYAKTTMNEIAGDLSFSKALLYYYFPDKSQLYIAVMRKLATDYLDKLASQIHGFDDLKSAFVYQINIQHNFIVDNYNFFDYFRVNEQNLPETIWDIIGEIHNAETDLLTSAIRAEVEKGRIKPVENPEAVIDLLLDALHGVRVRSASYKKNTFPKKEHLEEIRSKRLLLAEIFIKGLN
- a CDS encoding nucleoside recognition domain-containing protein; protein product: MALNYIWVSFFIIAFIIALVKLFFLGDTDAFSLLVDGMFNSSKSSVMDIALPLVGNMALWLGIMNIGEKAGAINLMSRIVGPFLSRLFPEVPKEHPATGQMMMNFSANMLGLDNAATPLGLRAMDSLQTLNPNKETASNAQIMFLVLHTSGLQLLPVTIIAQRFILNAKDPADVFLPCVIATYVATVVGMIAVAIKQKINLFDRVIMAWLGGLTGFIFLLVWYFNTFLTKDEISLVSKIISNTLLYAIPVIFILGGLRKKINVFEAFIDGAKNAFDVSVKIIPYLVAMLVAISVFRASGALDYLNDGLRWMVAGLGLDTRFVDAMPVAYMKPLSGSGSKAMMIDTMKTFGPDSFAGRLGSIFNGSADTTFYIVALYFGSVGIKNSRYAIPAGLIADLAGVIAAIFVAYLFFA
- a CDS encoding 3'-5' exonuclease codes for the protein MKLNLIRPLAFFDLEATGINIGADRIVEISVIKLYPDGSEEAKIWRVNPGIPMPLEASLIHGIYDEHIKDEPFFEALAVDISEFIGDSDLAGYNSNKFDIPMLMEEFLRCGVAFDLDNRHFIDVQNIFHQMEQRTLKAAYKFYCEKEIINAHSAEADTRATMEVLLAQLERYANVEWEDKKGNKSVPVVNDVAALHKFTNLHRPVDFAGRLAYNDAGEEVFNFGKHKGKKVEDIFNIEPSYYSWMMQGDFPLYTKRKLEEIYARMNAKKQAERQQKHIQPKPAQTTPNGNVHQNTGQAFKKPDNQHTNYNQPYKKKDEPAKPVDDDMLKLLANKFKKG
- a CDS encoding DUF3857 domain-containing protein, producing MKSALFTFILFLISSLALNAQDFQFGNSNQDEFNMKKYAKDTSAHAVVLNEFGDARITMTSNDDIRLVYKYHVRIKIFDNEGLKHGTVEIPLYIGKQVWEEVDDIEGITISTDASGAVKTQELKKAQIFTVDLNKTYKAVRFAMPALVAGSIIEYRYTVTTPYFEDFHDWQFQSDIPKVKSQYEAHIPGFWQFNALKRGYLELTTNQSSIDRECFSVRGSKADCAHFVYGMKDIPAFIEEDYMTAPKNFISAIYFELYEYSNPYDGVKTRLAKEWKDVDNQLKRDEYFGLQIKKKDIFKDKIAAIIAGQPDELGRAKAVYAFIQKNMKWNDFIGFGSESVRKAFDAHTGTSGDINLALVAALASANINVEAVLISTRSHGEVNKLYPVITEFNYVLAKANIDGKSYLLDATDPLLAFGMLPMRCLNDQGRVMSLDKPSYWIDIKTPNSQSITRVLDLALNTDGKLKGKITFYSKGYSGYQKRQAIKKFNSVDEYVENMDEKLPKIKIKNFTVSGVDTLDATISEVYEVEIDAYESMNHEKLSFNPFIFGQITTNPFKLNERSYPVDWGMPSDERFILNVKLPDGYTIENPPQNTTVALPNQGGLFAVVYSAVDNTFSLSHVTQFRKSIYMPQEYPYLKELYNKIILSEKSEMIFKKKI
- a CDS encoding DUF3857 domain-containing protein, with the protein product MRRFFLLSVFCFFFLTTYGQDVYTASTIPKEMLPYASAVVREEIVTTDIKAVDNVIYNVRRTITILNNNGDDEAEITIFHDKANSIKDIRGVVYDEFGKQISKFSTGNFQDRSAVSNYSLFEDSRIKYYQPQAVAYPYTISYEYEVRSKQSLNLHDWQPVQSTGVAVQKSSFTVIARSDFKITYKESNLTDAVTITSGEGGAKVYNWKASNIKAMRSEPYSPDPDLYRPGVKIALEKFSYGGISGTYANWSDLGKWNYDKLINGRQNLSPETIGAVKTLIAGVTDPKEKARRIYDYMQRKTHYVSIQIGIGGYQPMLASDVDRLNYGDCKALVNYMQALLKVADIESWYCAVAAGYSYKTSLLPDFASMGQANHVILCIPFANDTTWLECTSQKIPFGFLSNFTDDRNVLACTPQGGKLLHTPKYNSIANLQVRTAAFKIEGEGELSGSIETSFSGTQYENREELMEKSETERLKLVPRIYAINNLAVNKYGLTQSKTDKPLTKEVLSFSAPSYASTVEDKLIFLINAINRTGRAPAELRTRLTNLYINDGYADEDEIVYTLPADNYRSEKMPLNVSITRPFGSYNATMELKGQQLVYHRKITLLAGTYDKALYNDFVDFYRRVADADAYSAVLSKK